ttcgtcgacgacgacgtcgtcgtccacgccgcggtggcgccaccgccggccatcggtgacgacgacgactacggAATGCTCAACTACCGACCGGccggctgcgacgacgacggcggcggcggcttcgccaTGTACGAGCCGATGATCATCGTGTTCACGGTGGTGGTGTATTTGGCGGTGTGGCTCTACGGGTTGAGCAAGCTTTTACCGTATGTTCGTGCGCGTTTGCACTTGCTGCGGCTGCCTGATTATTATTGCATATACGCGCACTTGTTTTGGACAGGGTTAATTGGTCTGATCATCAGTCCTCGTGACTGATTGATTGATTTCATGCATGAACATAtagttatatatattaatgGGTGGGGAAAACATCACAGGAAATGTTAATTACCATCTGAAGTCTGAATTATCACCTCAGAATccagaaaaaaaaggatttggATTTTGGAACAAGTTTTACGATGTAGGATCATGTTTTTGTACATAATACATTGCCTTCAGTGGAAAATGTTGACGAGAGCTTTGATTTGTGTTCTGCATTTgtaaattaagctagctagggTGCTTAATTTTtgggagttctttttttttaatagtgGATCGAAATGGTTGTGGGGGTTCTTGTTGTTACTCTATACGTTAAGCAGGCCCACGTTTGTATAGTATCTTGTTTATACTTTTGTTCACGCTTCATGTAAAAGGTATCATTATTGGAGCACTAAAACTTATAAGCAGATCCTCATCTGCGTAAACTTTCAAGGTAGAACTAAACCATCACTACGACAACCACCTCAAGACCACTCTGGCCTAAACCACACACCACTATAGCCTTCAAATAGGTTGGGGGTGTTACATGAATCCATCTTATTTCATTTATCATTTGATAATATTAGGAAATGTCTATGCGTCATTCGACACATTTCTTCTAGCCGGATCACATGATTCTTCTGTTGCCCTGCGCCTGGTCGGCATTGCATGTTGGATGCACGTTGCTCCCTCTCTTCATTGCAACCTGATTTTGATTTCATCACTTCTACTCCATCTTCCCAATTCCAGTGCCCCCGTACTTCCATCTTCTATCTCCGGTGGATTTTACTGTCACGTTCTAACTACCCAACGACAAGCTTTCCGTCACAAACACCAACCCactgccctcctcctctcctgtgATTGAGGTGGCACCATCCTTACTAACTCAAAGATATATACACCTTCTCCCCCCttggcaaaaaagaaaaaaaaaaacctcaaagcACAACCACTTGTGAGCTCACCAAAGAAGAAGCATGAATCACACATAGCAAATCACATGGTTATGAAATTCATGAGATTTTATTCCAAGAATATGTCAAGTGACGTATAGCACTCCggttaaataattatatttaattCATAGACTAAACCCTGTCAAATGAAAACCGTATATATAAGAAGAAAATGTATTAAAATGGTTACCGGAATGTTGTACATCCCCTTTTTCTTGCTGTAGCACACGTTATCCATGTGTCATATATGATGCAAGCTAGCTATAGAGATGCATTTCAGCATTTGATAGTGCAGTGGTAAGGGGTGTGTGGTCTCCCTCCAAATTAATCTCGAACGTGCAATACACACATCCCCTATTACACATTAAATGCACATCATCTTGCCAATTATAAATTAATCATAACTGATTCAAAACTCTATTAAGGAAAGCACAGGCGTATATAAATTAGTCTTAACCAGACAACCCACAGTTTTTCATACTTGCACAGTTGTACTTCAACAGAAATTGTGTATAGCTGAAGCAGAACAACCGTACCTCAACAGTGTGCAAGTTTCAGTACATAGTAACATATATAATAGCTATTACAAATATCTCATAATGCAAGATGATGATTATTTCCtagtgattgattgattgatttttcTCAATGAGCACGCTCTCTAAGAAGCTCAATGTCCAGCTCCGACGGATCAGTTGCCTGAATCTCATAGTGCACACCATCCAGCTCTCTCCTGAACCGTTCTTTGGAGGTAGCATACAACATCTTGGCGCGGATGCGAGAAACCGAAGGCGACCTGAGAGATCAGAGATCAGATTTTCAGTCAAAAAAGAGTACTGTTACTGATGAACAACTCGATCATACACTTTCAGTTAGAAAagtgtgcatatatatgttgtCAGAGAAATTCATTCAGTTCAGAAGCTGAGAAGCAAGTGCAAAAATCTGAACATTTGGGGTTCACCGACCATGCGACGAAGAAGATCTTGCTCTTCTGGCAGTTCTCCTCGGTGACGAAGTCGAAGTCGTAGATGGCGTAGCGGCAGTCAGATTCAGGGAGTGAGTCCATGAAATCGTCGAAGCTCTCGGTCGATGAACCTGTCTTTTCGACGACGACCTCCTTGCACTTGTCGTCGATCTTGAAGATGACATAGCGGTGTGATTTCTTCCTCTGAAGCTCCAGAAATGTCTGCTTGCACTCGGCAGCTACACCGATTCCAGAGGAAGCATTTGCCTGCATGCAGAGAAGCAGGTGAATTGATGGTACTgaacaattaacaaagggaaCCTAATAATCTGATCAGAGATCATGTCATCATGCTGATGTATTAATGTATTATTGATCAGTCAAATCAACAGGTATATATTATACAAATTTTCAGGTGATTGGATACCATAATCGGAGCAATATAATTTACAGTACGGATGGGCTCTCATGCTGTCATGCATCAACAAGAACCCATATTGTGTTCAGAAAAGAATGTAAAAATTCAGTAGTTTCCCCCCATCTGGCTATGTACGCCGTAAAACCACAAATTTTACTGGCTAAACAGTAAACGGTGAGGATGTAACACCAACAAGAGAGAGAAATGGAGAGATGTACATATTAACATATATAACAATGGTCAATTAATCGGTCTCGGTCTTCTCAGGCATAGAGAAGATCGAAGTTGGCAATCAGTAACAACTAACAAGCTATGCGAGAGAAGAGGGGAACTCACGCGTGATCTGACGAATGCCATGGTTAATTTCCTCCTCTAAAGATGCTGATTAAGCAGAGAAAGATACAAGAACACACAAGAACAAGAAGCTACTAGACCAGAAACAGATATATAGAGCAAGCTAAGCAAAAGCAAAGGCAAAGCAAAGGCAAAGTGATGGAAGTTGGAAGAGGGAATAAAACCAAGAAAAAGAAGCGaacaaacagcagcagcagcagccatgtCACGTCAGAAAACCGCATAAAATCATCGAATCTTTGGCTGGGCCACCGAATAAAATCGTGGAATCCCAACAAAGCTGAAGCCAACGCCTGGCCACATGTCGCCTACTTTCGGTCTCATTTTGTTATACTGCATGACACCAatttgcttcttcttttttcacaAATCAATCAAGCAACATGTACTGTGACACTATAACTCAATGTTTaccacaaaaaaaagaaaaattcagcATGGCTGCATTTTAATTTCCCCTCACAATCATAAGGCTACTAAATACTCATCTCAGAttctcagcagcagcagtagattAAGATTGCCTGACATCATCAGGgcccaaaaaaaattcatgggCCGATCGATCAAATGGGCCTAAACTATTGGGCCGAAAGTATGCTGAATAGTAGGCCCACGAATAATGTTAGTCCGGCTAGTGTTATTGGGCCTAGTAATGCTACCAGGCCCAGGTAGAGTTGATTTTTGCTTGCCGGccggagcggctgccggcgagGTCGTCAGACGGAGAGAGCCggatcgacgccgccgccggagaagacgAGTACGACTGAAACACAGGTACGTGTACTGAAACACAGGCACGTACTAGGACTAATTATTTCCAATTAATGAGTTAATTAGCAGAGATGCAAATGCAAGCAAGCTAGCTAATCCAGCGATTCTAGAGACATCTATGACCAAAATATCAATATATCTCAACGCATAAACAAGAGATCATTTGGGCAGCTGCTATGCTACACGTAGACATGCACTAGTAGCTAGCTGATCAGAAACTGCTAACTAACAATCGAAAAAGGCTTTTAATTTTCTGCAGATTGCTAGCTGCGGCCACCTTTGCATGCAGCTAGATCAAGCTAATATGAGATCCCAAAATGCTGCAGATATAACTAATCTGTTGTGTTGCCTTGTCACTGTCCTCTTCTTATATATTAGTATGAGTTATGCTTATGACTCATCACACACAAACAACAAAATTATTACGGCCATGATATGCGCTCCACTCATGCATGCGACGTAAGCCCCTTGTATAAGGTCAAATCTTTAGTACAAATCTAGCCATCTCCATGTTCTTATTTACAATGACCGAGTGATACTAAACTACCATGTCCATGTTGAAATAATTAGATAGTACAACCAGTGGCGGATCCAAAAATTTAGATTATTAGTGTGATCATATTGTGTCTATCGGTATCATAGCATACtaattatatttaaaatatagtgttataatatatggataagcGGTTTAAGcataaattttgtcaaaaatcgtCGGTGTTGTCTGACACCGATGAGAGCAGCTACAATAACAGACtattagctagctataaacatattttaatgatataaaagatgagagagaagagcagcgggctacagatctgtagccagctgcagcacagactccaaaacgcaatgtgtgtatgataggtgggaccatatattaatagtatagtaagcaactattgtatgaattggctattagatcggctatagatgaattggagctagtagtggcctatactattaaacttgctctgataTCACTGTAGATCCTAGCTAGATATCTCGTAGTGGTAGCTCCTGCTTTTGCTTTAAAGAAATAGAGGGACACAAGTGAGTTAATATTTTAATGAACCAGTTCTACTAAATTAATACTCTTTGGTTTTAAATATAAGTGCTTTAGTTTTATCCTAAATCAATTTTCTCAAAGTTTGAtcgagtttataaaaaaataattaagatcAGCATACGAACTAAATACGTTATCAAGACATATTTTATGGCAgattttaataaaactaatttgatactATAGATGTTGgtgatttttattaaatttgattaaaattaggGAAGTTAATTAataaaactaaaattacttacATTTTGGAAGTAAAGTAAATATAGTAGCAATCATAAGATGAGCGGTGTGGATTACAGCTTTGGTGAGGGCGAGGCCCGTTTGATCATTTGTGAGTTATCATGAGG
This genomic window from Oryza sativa Japonica Group chromosome 12, ASM3414082v1 contains:
- the LOC4352848 gene encoding actin-depolymerizing factor 11, yielding MAFVRSRANASSGIGVAAECKQTFLELQRKKSHRYVIFKIDDKCKEVVVEKTGSSTESFDDFMDSLPESDCRYAIYDFDFVTEENCQKSKIFFVAWSPSVSRIRAKMLYATSKERFRRELDGVHYEIQATDPSELDIELLRERAH